The following are encoded together in the bacterium Unc6 genome:
- a CDS encoding ferredoxin oxidoreductase, which produces MIEQKVIEQKIVEPEEIFFKARREKQFITGSEAVREAIKRANVDMAVSYPITPQSESMHLVGDIYAQGYLKDYYRGEDELGVMSAVAGASMGGVRVFTATGGPGTLRAFEMFPTWAGARLPVVCAFFCRGVNSPLTIQPDTIEIGFMLDTGMLIFHAETAQDLFDMILKSFIIAEKPDVHLPIGVFADGFFVTHTRELVEVPPEDIKLPSYNPYMSPVPVMDMETPPVRQMRDPFVMKSNFISYAAHASWQQEVRAAGERARKHIKKYLGGFLETENEDADILIVASGTAASQAKEAIIRAEKEGIKVGLAKLKVLRPFPAEEIRRLVKNKKAIIVPEFNITGWLAREIKSVIEDNSRVVGAPRVFGGMTMPVELISNEIKKQQEALNECKYS; this is translated from the coding sequence ATGATAGAACAGAAAGTGATTGAGCAAAAAATAGTAGAGCCAGAGGAGATCTTTTTTAAAGCCAGAAGAGAGAAACAGTTTATTACAGGTAGTGAAGCAGTCCGGGAAGCAATTAAAAGAGCCAATGTAGATATGGCTGTTTCTTATCCAATTACCCCTCAGTCAGAGAGTATGCATTTAGTAGGGGATATTTATGCCCAAGGCTATCTTAAAGACTATTACCGGGGAGAAGATGAATTGGGTGTAATGTCAGCAGTTGCCGGTGCTTCTATGGGAGGGGTAAGAGTTTTTACCGCAACCGGAGGTCCAGGAACATTGCGCGCATTTGAGATGTTTCCTACCTGGGCCGGGGCAAGACTGCCTGTTGTCTGCGCTTTTTTTTGCCGGGGAGTAAACTCTCCTTTGACTATCCAGCCGGATACTATTGAAATAGGGTTTATGTTAGACACCGGGATGCTTATATTTCATGCAGAGACTGCCCAGGATCTTTTTGATATGATTCTTAAAAGTTTTATTATTGCTGAAAAGCCAGATGTCCATTTGCCCATCGGGGTATTTGCTGATGGTTTCTTTGTTACCCACACCAGAGAACTTGTAGAAGTACCTCCCGAGGATATTAAACTTCCTTCATATAACCCTTACATGTCTCCTGTTCCGGTAATGGATATGGAAACCCCACCGGTAAGACAGATGCGGGATCCTTTTGTGATGAAGTCAAATTTTATAAGTTATGCTGCTCATGCCTCCTGGCAGCAGGAAGTACGTGCTGCTGGTGAAAGGGCAAGAAAACATATAAAAAAATATTTAGGTGGTTTTCTTGAAACTGAAAACGAAGATGCCGATATCCTGATCGTGGCCTCCGGAACAGCGGCTTCCCAGGCAAAGGAGGCTATAATTAGAGCCGAAAAAGAGGGAATAAAAGTAGGATTGGCGAAATTGAAAGTACTCAGACCTTTTCCCGCAGAAGAGATTAGAAGATTGGTCAAAAACAAAAAAGCCATCATTGTTCCTGAATTTAATATCACTGGCTGGTTAGCAAGAGAGATTAAATCAGTTATTGAAGATAATTCCAGGGTGGTTGGTGCTCCGAGGGTGTTTGGCGGAATGACAATGCCTGTAGAACTGATATCTAATGAAATAAAAAAACAGCAGGAGGCCTTAAATGAGTGCAAATATAGTTAA
- a CDS encoding carbon monoxide dehydrogenase, translated as MQKVDYPVLAGPEGYLSPSAASMGVVLPDEGEALVEGRIVPEEEAMEKIAEKLLSAKNPFFFPGPLILWAWNEKAVEKAKAVKEMTEVVPAKIIPMPDYRPKYPTINPREEINPNHPNLTIWHNKIDVCVFIGVHCHYANLALKIVRGGTNCYTIALCGEYGHEDAMITLRDVHTEKVRQLTEVIKRAKAERKGRR; from the coding sequence ATGCAAAAAGTTGATTACCCTGTTCTTGCTGGGCCAGAGGGCTACTTATCACCATCTGCGGCTTCTATGGGAGTGGTGCTTCCTGATGAAGGAGAGGCATTGGTGGAAGGTAGGATTGTGCCTGAAGAAGAGGCAATGGAAAAAATAGCGGAGAAATTACTTTCTGCAAAAAACCCTTTCTTTTTTCCAGGACCGCTCATTCTCTGGGCCTGGAATGAGAAAGCAGTAGAAAAAGCAAAAGCAGTAAAAGAAATGACAGAGGTGGTTCCTGCAAAGATAATTCCTATGCCTGATTACAGGCCAAAATATCCAACGATTAATCCCAGAGAAGAAATCAATCCCAACCATCCCAACCTTACCATATGGCATAATAAGATTGATGTTTGTGTCTTTATAGGCGTGCACTGTCATTACGCTAATCTTGCCTTAAAAATTGTCCGCGGTGGAACCAATTGTTATACTATAGCTTTGTGCGGAGAATACGGTCATGAAGATGCGATGATTACATTAAGGGATGTACATACTGAAAAGGTAAGACAACTAACAGAGGTGATAAAAAGAGCAAAAGCAGAAAGAAAAGGCAGGAGATGA
- a CDS encoding electron transfer flavoprotein subunit alpha: MSINVDKNKSIGCLLCIKACLSDAIGVIDKITVINENRTLCNACIKACKFNAITIVRDEKSVQYGCVWVFAEQKQGKIQTVVYELLGEGRELADKLNTELCSVLLGENITQHAAELISKGSNRVYVVDDTVLRDYLDEAYSNVLTYLINKYKPEIVLTGATFIGRSLIPRVAVQLKTGLTADCTGLDIDKEKKLLLQTKPAFGGNIMATILCPYKRPQMATVRHKVMKEATPDTSRKGEVIIESIEPRIMYSRVKFFDRFDETISTANLSEANIIVSGGRGLGKQENFKMIEELASVLGGAVGASRAAVDAGWMPYSHQVGQTGRTVCPKLYIAVGISGAIQHLAGMQSSSVIIAINKDPNAPIFQFATYGIVGDLNEIVPVLILNLKKLFGK; this comes from the coding sequence ATGTCAATAAATGTTGATAAGAACAAGAGTATCGGTTGCCTCTTGTGTATAAAGGCTTGCTTGTCTGATGCAATTGGTGTTATAGATAAGATTACTGTTATCAATGAAAACCGCACGCTCTGCAATGCCTGTATAAAGGCTTGTAAGTTTAATGCTATTACAATTGTAAGAGATGAAAAATCCGTACAATATGGGTGTGTGTGGGTATTTGCAGAACAAAAACAAGGGAAGATTCAGACAGTGGTATATGAGCTTCTTGGGGAGGGAAGAGAACTTGCAGATAAACTTAATACAGAACTATGCAGTGTCCTTTTGGGTGAAAATATAACACAGCATGCAGCAGAACTTATATCAAAGGGTTCTAACAGGGTATATGTTGTAGATGACACTGTTTTAAGAGATTATTTAGATGAGGCATACAGTAATGTATTAACATATCTTATAAATAAATATAAACCTGAGATTGTTCTTACAGGCGCTACATTTATCGGAAGATCTCTTATACCAAGGGTTGCTGTTCAATTAAAAACCGGTCTTACAGCAGATTGCACAGGGCTTGATATTGATAAAGAAAAAAAATTATTGTTGCAGACAAAACCTGCATTCGGCGGTAATATTATGGCAACAATACTATGCCCTTATAAAAGACCACAGATGGCAACAGTAAGACACAAGGTAATGAAAGAGGCAACCCCAGACACTTCAAGAAAAGGAGAGGTAATAATTGAAAGTATTGAACCACGAATAATGTATTCAAGAGTGAAATTTTTTGATAGGTTTGACGAAACCATATCAACCGCAAATCTTTCAGAGGCAAATATAATCGTATCAGGTGGCAGAGGGCTTGGCAAGCAGGAAAACTTTAAGATGATTGAGGAACTTGCATCAGTATTAGGTGGTGCTGTCGGTGCATCAAGGGCGGCGGTGGATGCTGGTTGGATGCCGTATTCTCACCAGGTTGGGCAGACAGGTAGGACAGTATGTCCAAAATTATATATTGCGGTTGGAATATCAGGGGCAATACAACACCTTGCAGGTATGCAATCCTCAAGTGTAATCATTGCAATAAACAAAGACCCCAATGCACCTATATTTCAGTTTGCAACATATGGGATTGTAGGAGACTTAAATGAGATTGTCCCGGTCTTGATCTTAAACTTGAAAAAATTGTTTGGAAAGTAA
- a CDS encoding tRNA (N6-isopentenyl adenosine(37)-C2)-methylthiotransferase MiaB, translating into MSKESKTYKNMPKKIFIRTFGCQMNKRDSQMILSCLLTDGFVVSDGIEDADVVLFNTCSVREHAQNRAIEYAKDVISKKPGAVVGLVGCSVQLLREEVFEKIPGLSFACGPDDTGLMGNIIQRVINGEKNILEVGRNYPDNTSISVNSKVSAFVNIAKGCENFCSYCVVPYARGKLKNRPVQEIVREIKDLTNKGVKEVTLLGQNVSAYKYQECDFTELLKIINKETDIKRIRFLTSHPRDVDEKLLKTIAELPNVCEHIHLPLQSGSDRILTLMNRGYTREYYLKLIEKCKSIIPQCSITTDIIVGFPSEKDTDFKDTISVLKQIRFDGAFVYKYSTRKGTSAYNLSDDVSINDKKSRHRVALDLVSSIAKYNLRRLIGTEQEVLVEKIVKKSIDANIWAKGHTRKNRNIVFPVDRFTPLDSLPYPTRFIPGQIFNVLVKDVHNCTLVGYCL; encoded by the coding sequence ATGTCAAAAGAATCAAAAACTTATAAAAATATGCCAAAAAAAATCTTTATCCGTACCTTCGGATGTCAGATGAATAAAAGGGATAGTCAGATGATTTTGTCCTGTCTTCTGACAGATGGATTTGTTGTGTCTGATGGTATTGAGGATGCTGATGTTGTCCTATTTAATACCTGTTCCGTAAGAGAGCATGCTCAAAACAGGGCGATAGAGTATGCAAAAGATGTAATATCAAAGAAACCAGGGGCGGTTGTTGGGCTTGTAGGATGTTCTGTGCAGTTGCTCAGGGAGGAAGTTTTTGAAAAAATACCCGGACTTTCTTTCGCATGTGGACCTGATGATACAGGTTTAATGGGCAATATTATTCAGAGAGTAATAAACGGAGAGAAAAATATACTTGAGGTTGGAAGGAATTATCCTGATAATACAAGTATATCTGTAAACAGCAAAGTATCGGCATTTGTAAATATTGCAAAGGGGTGCGAAAATTTTTGTTCATATTGTGTTGTTCCTTATGCAAGAGGAAAATTAAAAAACCGTCCGGTGCAAGAGATTGTCCGGGAAATAAAAGATTTGACAAATAAAGGAGTAAAGGAGGTTACACTCTTAGGACAGAATGTGTCTGCATATAAATATCAAGAATGTGATTTCACTGAACTTTTGAAAATCATAAATAAAGAAACTGATATAAAAAGGATAAGGTTTTTGACAAGCCATCCAAGGGATGTGGATGAAAAACTTCTTAAAACAATTGCTGAACTTCCCAATGTGTGCGAACATATCCATCTTCCCTTACAGTCCGGTTCAGACAGGATATTAACGCTTATGAACAGAGGATATACAAGGGAATATTATCTTAAACTGATAGAAAAATGTAAGTCTATAATTCCGCAGTGCTCTATAACAACGGATATAATTGTAGGCTTTCCATCGGAAAAAGATACAGATTTCAAAGATACGATTTCTGTTTTAAAGCAAATAAGGTTTGACGGTGCATTTGTGTATAAATATTCTACGAGGAAAGGAACATCTGCCTATAATCTTTCCGATGATGTAAGTATAAACGATAAAAAGTCAAGGCACAGGGTAGCACTTGACCTTGTTTCTTCTATAGCAAAATATAATTTAAGAAGATTGATAGGCACAGAACAGGAAGTCCTTGTTGAAAAAATTGTCAAAAAATCTATAGACGCTAACATATGGGCAAAAGGACATACAAGAAAGAACAGAAATATTGTTTTCCCTGTTGATAGGTTTACCCCACTGGATAGCTTGCCATATCCAACGAGGTTTATACCGGGGCAGATTTTCAATGTTCTTGTCAAAGATGTTCACAATTGCACACTGGTTGGGTATTGTCTTTAG
- a CDS encoding ferredoxin, with the protein MAKKMVHLVFPQRLIKKPVIYTMAKKYEVVPNIRRAKVTEKIGEVTLELSGTKENLEKGRRYLERQGVKVEPVVGDIVE; encoded by the coding sequence ATGGCAAAGAAAATGGTACATTTAGTATTTCCCCAAAGGCTAATTAAGAAGCCTGTGATTTATACTATGGCAAAGAAGTATGAAGTAGTCCCGAATATCCGCAGGGCAAAGGTTACAGAAAAAATAGGAGAAGTAACTTTAGAGTTGAGTGGCACAAAGGAGAATTTGGAAAAGGGAAGAAGGTATTTGGAACGACAAGGCGTAAAGGTTGAGCCAGTAGTTGGAGACATTGTAGAGTAA
- a CDS encoding adenylyltransferase, whose protein sequence is MMKLREDQIERYSRQIILPNVGGKGQEKLLNAKVLIIGAGGLGSPCALYLASAGIGKIGIVDSDKVELNNLQRQILHSNSNVGKTKVESAKERMTGINPDVEVITYNLRLTSENILDIIRNYDIIVDGSDNFPTRYLVNDACVISRKPLSHGGIFRFDGQAITILPHQSACYRCLFPEPPLPGLVPSCQEAGILGAVAGIIGTIQANEALKYILEIGNLLAGKLLVFNALDSSFRQVKVPKDPKCQICGESPTVTKLIDYEEFCSLKKIKEE, encoded by the coding sequence ATAATGAAATTACGCGAAGACCAAATTGAAAGATATTCACGGCAGATAATACTACCCAATGTAGGCGGAAAAGGCCAAGAGAAATTACTTAATGCCAAAGTCTTAATAATAGGTGCAGGTGGATTAGGGTCTCCTTGCGCATTATACTTAGCTTCTGCAGGAATTGGTAAGATCGGGATTGTAGATTCAGATAAGGTTGAACTTAATAACCTTCAAAGACAGATTCTCCATTCGAATTCAAACGTGGGAAAGACTAAGGTTGAATCCGCAAAGGAGAGAATGACTGGTATAAATCCCGATGTGGAAGTTATTACTTATAACCTCAGGCTTACTTCAGAAAACATATTGGATATTATTCGGAATTACGACATTATTGTTGACGGCTCGGATAACTTTCCAACGCGCTATTTGGTAAATGATGCCTGTGTCATATCTCGTAAGCCATTATCTCATGGAGGCATATTTAGATTTGACGGTCAGGCAATCACAATATTGCCGCATCAAAGCGCTTGTTATAGATGTTTATTTCCAGAACCACCACTACCTGGCCTTGTGCCAAGTTGCCAAGAAGCAGGCATATTGGGGGCAGTTGCTGGGATAATTGGCACAATCCAAGCAAATGAGGCACTAAAATATATCTTAGAAATAGGAAATCTTCTAGCAGGGAAGCTTTTAGTATTTAATGCTTTGGATTCTTCTTTTCGGCAGGTTAAGGTTCCCAAAGATCCAAAATGCCAAATTTGCGGAGAAAGCCCAACAGTTACAAAACTAATAGATTATGAGGAGTTTTGTAGTCTCAAGAAAATAAAGGAGGAGTAA
- a CDS encoding molybdopterin synthase sulfur carrier subunit, protein MAIKVRVPAPLQKLTKNQSEIQANGTNIKELIDDLERNFPGIKGRICDETGKVRRFINIYVNEEDVRFLQQDQTLLEDGDEVSIIPAIAGGR, encoded by the coding sequence ATGGCAATTAAAGTTAGAGTTCCAGCACCACTTCAGAAATTAACTAAAAACCAGTCAGAGATCCAAGCAAATGGCACAAACATAAAAGAGTTAATCGATGATTTAGAGAGAAATTTTCCAGGGATTAAAGGAAGAATTTGTGATGAAACAGGTAAGGTTCGTAGATTTATAAACATCTATGTAAATGAAGAGGATGTACGATTCCTGCAACAAGACCAAACTCTCCTGGAAGATGGCGATGAAGTTTCGATAATTCCAGCAATAGCAGGAGGAAGATAA
- a CDS encoding coenzyme F420 hydrogenase codes for MAEYNIKELKSGGLMKQKEKDLFSLRLRVVGGYVKSEQLVILSEIANKYGKGYIHLTTRQGVEIPNINFKDFEKVRKELAEVELEMGACGQRVRTVTACQGKECSHGLIDCLFLAREIDKKFFGIGGYPHKFKIGITGCPNACIKPQENDLGIMGRLKKRFVKENCDYCGLCAQVCPVGAIEVDKDNEKIIFHEDKCIGCGDCVYSCPTNAWQKRQDGYTISVGGKMGKFPKLGIRAFDFVETKEEVFKIIEKTLQFYKEFGKQGERFRDTLDRVGLDNYKEYVR; via the coding sequence ATGGCTGAATACAATATAAAAGAATTAAAAAGTGGTGGTTTAATGAAGCAAAAGGAAAAGGATTTATTTTCTCTGCGCCTGCGAGTTGTGGGTGGATATGTTAAGTCTGAACAATTAGTTATACTTTCAGAAATCGCCAATAAATATGGCAAAGGATATATCCATTTGACCACAAGACAGGGTGTTGAGATCCCCAACATAAACTTTAAGGACTTTGAGAAAGTAAGAAAAGAACTTGCTGAGGTTGAGCTTGAAATGGGCGCCTGCGGCCAGAGGGTAAGGACTGTAACTGCCTGTCAAGGCAAAGAGTGCAGCCACGGTTTAATAGATTGTCTCTTTTTGGCAAGAGAGATTGACAAAAAATTCTTTGGCATAGGGGGATACCCACATAAATTTAAGATAGGAATTACCGGCTGTCCAAATGCCTGTATTAAACCCCAGGAGAATGACTTAGGAATAATGGGTCGGCTGAAGAAGAGATTCGTAAAGGAAAACTGCGATTACTGTGGTTTATGTGCGCAAGTTTGCCCAGTGGGTGCAATAGAGGTGGATAAAGACAACGAAAAGATTATATTTCATGAAGATAAGTGCATAGGTTGCGGTGACTGTGTATACTCTTGTCCAACCAATGCCTGGCAGAAAAGGCAGGATGGTTACACTATCTCCGTAGGTGGAAAGATGGGCAAATTCCCGAAATTAGGCATAAGGGCATTTGATTTTGTGGAAACAAAGGAAGAGGTATTCAAGATTATAGAAAAAACATTGCAGTTTTACAAAGAATTCGGCAAACAAGGCGAGCGGTTCAGGGACACCTTAGACAGGGTCGGGTTGGATAATTATAAGGAGTACGTCCGATGA
- a CDS encoding cysteine synthase A gives MAITIFLNGKKEEIKNNISISGLLDAKKMRPEVVTVELNDKIIGKDKYQSTQLKPNDRLEFVYYMGGGLPFSERIAENVLELIGQTPMVRFNKIAGGGSAEILAKLESFNPGGSVKDRICLSMIEDAEDKGLLKPGATIIEPTSGNTGIGLAMISAVKGYRCILTMPETMSLERIYILKSYGAEVVLTPGAEGMRGSIKKAEEILKKIPNSFMPQQFKNEANPEIHRKTTAKEILIVTDGKIDAFVAGVGTGGTITGVGEVLKKNNPKIKIVAVEPAASAVLSGKELGPHKIQGIGAGFIPDVLNQGIIDEIIQVDDNDAFRTARRLAREEGLFVGISAGAAAYSALKVAKDLGEGKRVVVVLPDTGERYFSMEQYFEA, from the coding sequence ATGGCTATAACTATTTTCTTAAATGGAAAAAAAGAAGAGATTAAGAATAATATTAGCATATCAGGTCTTTTGGACGCTAAAAAGATGAGGCCTGAAGTGGTTACAGTAGAATTGAACGATAAAATCATTGGTAAAGATAAGTATCAATCTACCCAACTTAAGCCAAACGATAGGCTAGAGTTCGTTTACTATATGGGTGGAGGTTTGCCTTTTTCGGAAAGAATAGCAGAAAATGTATTAGAATTAATAGGTCAGACTCCTATGGTAAGATTCAATAAGATTGCAGGAGGAGGTTCTGCGGAAATTCTGGCAAAATTAGAGTCTTTTAACCCCGGGGGGAGCGTTAAAGATAGAATCTGCCTTTCAATGATTGAAGATGCTGAAGATAAAGGCTTGCTTAAACCAGGTGCAACCATAATCGAGCCAACAAGCGGTAATACTGGTATAGGACTGGCGATGATTTCAGCGGTCAAAGGCTATAGATGTATTCTTACTATGCCCGAGACAATGAGTTTAGAGAGAATATATATTCTTAAATCTTACGGTGCAGAAGTGGTGCTTACTCCTGGGGCCGAAGGGATGAGGGGTTCTATTAAAAAAGCGGAGGAGATTCTGAAGAAGATTCCAAATAGTTTTATGCCTCAACAGTTTAAAAATGAGGCTAACCCTGAGATTCACAGGAAGACGACTGCAAAAGAAATTCTAATTGTTACAGATGGAAAAATTGACGCCTTTGTTGCGGGAGTTGGCACAGGAGGAACGATAACCGGAGTAGGTGAGGTTTTAAAGAAGAATAATCCGAAGATAAAAATAGTTGCAGTTGAGCCTGCGGCAAGTGCTGTTCTTTCGGGAAAAGAACTGGGCCCACATAAGATTCAGGGTATTGGTGCAGGCTTTATTCCCGATGTTTTAAACCAGGGCATAATTGATGAGATAATTCAGGTTGATGATAATGATGCATTCAGAACAGCAAGAAGGCTAGCTAGGGAAGAGGGGTTATTCGTAGGTATATCAGCAGGCGCAGCAGCATATTCAGCATTAAAGGTAGCCAAAGACTTAGGAGAGGGTAAAAGAGTAGTTGTAGTCTTACCTGACACAGGTGAGAGATATTTTTCTATGGAACAGTATTTCGAAGCGTAA
- a CDS encoding glutamate-1-semialdehyde-2,1-aminomutase translates to MSHKLSTINHKLFGEAKRYIPGGVNSPVRSFQAVGGLPVFVKEAKGSKIYGECGKGFIDYCLSWGALILGHAHPKVIEALSRTIKNGTSFGTVTKLETELAKLIVEAIPSIDQVRLTNSGTEAVMSAIRLARACTKKDKIIKFAGAYHGHVDYLLVKAGSGQATLGIPASSGVPKDFIKHTIVLPYNDIKRAKETAKKFQKDLAAIIVEPVQANCGVIRPLPGFLEGLRKIADKYNIVLIFDEVITGFRLSYGGAQGYFGVKADLTCLGKIIGGGLPVGAFGGRKEIMQYLSPEGEVYQAGTLSGNPVAVTAGIITLKLLKENNPYNDLQKKAEELSQYLELKAKEYQIKIKVNHIGSMFSIFFTGKDVTDYQTAQNQDLKSFKRFYHNLLKGGVYFSPSGFEANFLSTAHTEKDLKYTLRAISKALEILRRS, encoded by the coding sequence ATGAGCCATAAACTATCAACTATAAACCATAAACTTTTTGGTGAAGCCAAAAGGTATATTCCCGGAGGAGTAAATAGCCCGGTGCGTTCATTTCAGGCAGTGGGAGGATTGCCTGTTTTTGTAAAAGAGGCAAAAGGTTCAAAAATTTACGGAGAATGCGGCAAGGGGTTCATTGATTACTGCCTGAGTTGGGGAGCATTGATTTTGGGCCATGCGCATCCGAAGGTTATAGAGGCATTATCACGAACCATAAAAAATGGAACCAGTTTTGGCACAGTGACAAAATTAGAGACAGAATTGGCAAAACTTATTGTAGAGGCAATACCTTCTATAGACCAGGTTAGACTTACTAATTCTGGCACAGAAGCAGTAATGAGCGCAATTAGGCTTGCCCGCGCCTGTACAAAAAAAGATAAGATTATAAAATTTGCAGGCGCATACCATGGTCACGTAGATTATCTTTTGGTAAAAGCAGGTTCAGGTCAGGCGACGTTGGGTATTCCAGCCAGTTCAGGTGTGCCGAAAGATTTTATTAAACATACAATAGTACTTCCTTATAACGATATAAAGAGAGCTAAAGAAACAGCAAAAAAGTTTCAAAAAGATTTAGCAGCGATAATTGTTGAACCGGTGCAGGCAAATTGTGGAGTGATTAGACCTTTGCCTGGATTTCTCGAAGGCTTAAGAAAGATAGCTGATAAATATAATATCGTTCTTATTTTTGATGAAGTGATTACCGGCTTTCGTCTTTCGTATGGCGGTGCTCAAGGTTATTTTGGCGTAAAAGCAGATTTAACTTGTTTAGGTAAAATTATCGGAGGAGGTTTACCTGTAGGCGCATTTGGAGGAAGGAAAGAAATAATGCAGTATCTTTCTCCGGAAGGTGAAGTTTATCAGGCAGGCACATTATCAGGAAATCCCGTAGCGGTTACAGCAGGAATAATTACTTTAAAGTTGCTTAAAGAAAATAACCCTTATAATGATTTGCAAAAAAAGGCCGAAGAATTGAGCCAGTATTTAGAATTAAAAGCCAAAGAATATCAAATAAAGATTAAAGTCAATCACATCGGTTCTATGTTTAGCATATTTTTTACAGGTAAGGATGTTACGGATTATCAGACCGCACAAAATCAAGATTTAAAGTCCTTTAAACGATTCTACCACAACTTGCTAAAAGGAGGAGTTTATTTTTCTCCTTCAGGATTTGAAGCAAATTTTTTATCTACTGCGCATACAGAAAAAGATTTAAAGTATACCTTACGGGCTATTAGTAAAGCACTAGAAATTTTAAGGAGGAGTTAA
- a CDS encoding delta-aminolevulinic acid dehydratase: MAFNRLRRNQIIRNLVSETRLVASDLIQPYFVIEGKNKKEVIKSMPGVYRLSIDNLLKDIKETKVLDIKAILLFGIPRKKDKKGTEAYAEGGIIQKTVRAIRKEIKDIIIITDVCLCGYTPYGHCRILKKNAEVLDVDVDGTLDTLAKIAVSHAQAGADFVAPSAMMLHQVKAIRKALDKNDFVKTKIFAYSAKYASNFYAPFREALNSAPRFGDRMSYQLDFGDPSEALKRIGQDIDEGADMVMVKPALAYLDIIYRAKEKFNIPIAAYNVSGEYSAIKKLSEGDKTKEKELALEVLTSIKRAGADFIISYFGKEVGKWLMVDGV, encoded by the coding sequence ATGGCATTTAATAGATTAAGAAGAAATCAAATAATTAGGAATTTGGTTAGCGAAACAAGGCTTGTAGCTTCGGATTTGATTCAGCCTTATTTTGTTATTGAAGGAAAAAATAAAAAAGAAGTCATTAAGTCCATGCCTGGAGTTTATCGGCTATCTATCGACAACTTGCTTAAGGATATCAAGGAGACTAAAGTTTTGGATATAAAAGCAATACTCTTATTTGGAATTCCGCGTAAAAAAGATAAGAAAGGAACCGAAGCTTACGCCGAAGGTGGCATTATTCAGAAGACTGTAAGAGCAATCAGAAAAGAAATAAAAGATATAATAATTATTACCGATGTTTGTTTATGCGGATATACTCCTTATGGTCATTGCAGGATATTGAAAAAAAATGCCGAAGTTCTTGATGTAGATGTTGATGGAACTTTAGATACTTTAGCTAAAATAGCTGTTTCTCACGCTCAGGCAGGAGCGGATTTTGTTGCGCCTTCAGCAATGATGCTTCACCAGGTTAAGGCGATAAGAAAGGCCTTGGACAAGAATGATTTCGTAAAGACTAAAATATTTGCCTATTCGGCAAAATACGCCTCAAATTTTTATGCACCATTCCGAGAAGCGCTTAATTCAGCTCCCCGCTTCGGGGACAGAATGAGTTATCAACTTGACTTCGGTGATCCGAGTGAAGCATTAAAACGGATAGGTCAAGATATTGATGAAGGTGCAGATATGGTTATGGTTAAGCCAGCATTAGCGTATTTAGATATTATCTATAGGGCAAAAGAAAAGTTTAATATACCTATAGCTGCATATAATGTGAGTGGAGAATATAGCGCAATAAAAAAGTTAAGCGAAGGCGATAAAACAAAGGAGAAGGAGTTAGCTCTTGAGGTGCTTACCTCCATAAAAAGGGCTGGCGCAGATTTCATTATTAGTTATTTTGGAAAAGAGGTTGGGAAATGGTTGATGGTTGATGGTGTATAG